In Ostrinia nubilalis chromosome 10, ilOstNubi1.1, whole genome shotgun sequence, a single genomic region encodes these proteins:
- the LOC135075669 gene encoding myosin heavy chain, muscle isoform X7: protein MPKPVVQDGEDPDPTPYLFVSLEQKRIDQSKPYDGKKACWVPDEKEGFLQGEIKATKGDLVTVNLPGGETKDFKKDLVGQVNPPKYEKCEDMSNLTYLNDASVLYNLKQRYYHKLIYTYSGLFCVAINPYKRFPVYTFRCAKLYRGKRRSEVPPHIFAISDGAYVNMLTNHENQSMLITGESGAGKTENTKKVIAYFATVGASQKKDPNAEKKGSLEDQVVQTNPVLEAFGNAKTVRNDNSSRFGKFIRIHFGPSGKLAGADIETYLLEKARVISQQALERSYHIFYQMMSGSVPGLKEMCLLSNDIYDYYIVSQGKTTIPNVDDGEECTLTDQAFDILGFTQEEKDNVYKITAAVMHMGCMKFKQRGREEQAEADGTEDGERVAKLLGVDCQDLYKNLLKPRIKVGNEFVTQGRNKDQVTNSVGALCKGIFDRLFKWLVKKCNETLDTKQKRQHFIGVLDIAGFEIFDFNGFEQLCINFTNEKLQQFFNHHMFVLEQEEYQREGIEWTFIDFGMDLQNCIDLIEKPMGILSILEEESMFPKATDLTFVEKLNNNHLGKSAPYLKPKPPKPGCQAAHFAIGHYAGNVGYNITGWLEKNKDPLNDTVVDQFKKGQNALIKEIFADHPGQSGDAGGAAGGKGAGGKRAKGSAFQTVSSLYREQLNNLMTTLRSTQPHFVRCIIPNELKQPGLIDSHLVMHQLTCNGVLEGIRICRKGFPNRMVYPDFKLRYKILAPQAVDKESDPKKIAQVILDATGLDVESYRLGHTKVFFRAGVLGQMEELRDDRLSKIVSWLQAYIRGYLSRKEYKKLQEQRLALQVVQRNLRKYLQLRTWPWWKLWQKVKPLLNVTRVEDEIAKLEEKAAKAQEAFEKEEKLRKELEVLNAKLLEEKTALLSNLEGEKGSLSETQERAAKLQAQKTDLENQLRDTQDRLTQEEDARNQLFQAKKKLEQEVSGLKKDVEDLELSVQKSEQDKATKDHQIRNLNDEIAHQDELINKLNKEKKMQGESNQKTGEELQAAEDKVNHLNKVKQKLEQTLDELEDSLEREKKLRADVEKQRRKVEGDLKLTQEAVADLERNKKELEQTIQRKDKEISSLTAKLEDEQSLVSKLQKQIKELQARIEELEEEVESERQARAKAEKQRADLARELEELGERLEEAGGATSAQIELNKKREAELSKLRRDLEEANIQHESTLANLRKKHNDAVAEMGEQLDQLNKLKAKAEKERSQYFSEVNDLRAGLDHLSNEKAAQEKIVKQLQHSLNEVQNKADEANRTLNDLDAAKKKLSIENSDLLRQLEEAESQVSQLSKIKVSLTTQLEDTKRLADEEARERATLLGKFRNLEHDLDNIREQVEEEAEGKADLQRQLSKANAEAQLWRSKYESEGVARSEELEEAKRKLQARLAEAEETIESLNQKVVALEKTKQRLATEVEDLQLEVDRATAIANAAEKKQKAFDKIIGEWKLKVDDLAAELDASQKECRNYSTELFRLKGAYEEGQEQLEAVRRENKNLADEVKDLLDQIGEGGRNIHEIEKARKRLEAEKDELQAALEEAESALEQEENKVLRAQLELSQVRQEIDRRIQEKEEEFENTRKNHQRALDSMQASLEAEAKGKAEALRMKKKLEADINELEIALDHANKANAEAQKNIKRYQAQIKDLQTALEEEQRARDDAREQLGISERRANALQNELEESRTLLEQADRARRQAEQELGDAHEQLNELSAQNGSLSAAKRKLESELQTLHSDLDELLNEAKNSEEKAKKAMVDAARLADELRAEQEHAQTQEKLRKALEQQIKELQVRLDEAEANALKGGKKAIQKLEQRVRELENELDGEQRRHADAQKNLRKAERRIKELTFQAEEDRKNHERMQDLVDKLQQKIKTYKRQIEEAEEIAALNLAKFRKAQQELEEAEERADLAEQAISKFRGKGRAGSAARGVSPAPHRSRPALADGFGTFPPRFDLAPEDF, encoded by the exons ATGCCGAAGCCAGTGGTCCAAGATGGAGAGGACCCCGATCCGACCCCATACCTGTTTGTATCTCTAGAACAGAAGCGTATCGACCAGAGCAAGCCTTACGATGGCAAGAAAGCATGCTGGGTGCCGGACGAAAAGGAGGGCTTCCTGCAGGGAGAAATTAAAGCCACCAAGGGCGACCTGGTGACTGTCAACCTACCTGGAGGCGAG ACCAAAGACTTCAAGAAGGATCTTGTAGGTCAAGTCAACCCACCTAAGTACGAGAAATGCGAGGACATGTCCAACTTGACATACCTCAACgacgcttcagttttgtataaCTTGAAGCAGAGATATTACCATAAGCTTATCTAC ACGTACTCGGGTCTCTTCTGTGTGGCTATCAACCCTTACAAGAGATTCCCCGTGTACACGTTCCGATGTGCCAAGCTGTACCGAGGCAAGCGTCGTTCGGAAGTACCCCCCCACATTTTCGCCATTTCCGACGGCGCTTACGTCAACATGTTGACCAACCACGAGAATCAATCTATGTTGATTAC CGGTGAGTCTGGTGCCGGAAAGACTGAGAACACGAAGAAGGTAATTGCGTACTTCGCCACCGTGGGTGCTTCCCAGAAGAAGGACCCCAACGCGGAGAAGAAGGGATCCCTGGAAGACCAGGTCGTACAAACTAACCCTGTGCTTGAAGCCTTCGGTAACGCCAAGACTGTGCGTAACGACAACTCCTCCCGTTTC GGTAAATTCATCCGTATCCACTTCGGCCCCTCTGGTAAACTGGCTGGTGCTGACATTGAGACCT ATCTGCTTGAGAAGGCCCGTGTCATCTCCCAACAGGCCCTTGAGCGTTCCTACCACATCTTCTACCAGATGATGTCTGGCTCCGTCCCCGGACTTAAGG AGATGTGTTTGCTGTCAAACGACATCTATGACTATTACATCGTATCGCAAGGAAAAACTACCATCCCCAACGTAGACGATGGCGAGGAATGTACCTTGACCGAC CAAGCCTTCGACATTCTGGGTTTCACCCAGGAAGAGAAGGACAACGTATACAAGATCACCGCCGCTGTCATGCACATGGGTTGCATGAAGTTCAAGCAGAGGGGTCGCGAGGAACAGGCTGAGGCTGACGGTACCGAG GACGGTGAGAGGGTCGCCAAGCTCCTCGGTGTCGACTGCCAGGACTTGTACAAGAACTTGTTGAAGCCCCGCATCAAGGTCGGAAACGAGTTCGTGACCCAGGGTCGTAACAAGGACCAGGTCACCAACTCCGTCGGTGCCCTTTGCAAGGGTATATTCGACAGGCTGTTCAAGTGGCTGGTGAAGAAGTGTAACGAGACCCTAGACACCAAGCAGAAGAGGCAGCACTTCATCGGTGTACTGGATATTGCCGGTTTCGAAATCTTCGAC TTCAACGGTTTTGAGCAACTCTGCATTAACTTCACCAACGAGAAACTTCAGCAGTTCTTTAACCATCATATGTTCGTACTGGAGCAAGAAGAATACCAGCGCGAAGGCATCGAATGGACATTCATTGACTTTGGCATGGACCTTCAAAATTGCATTGACCTTATTGAAAAG CCTATGGGTATCCTCTCCATCCTTGAGGAAGAGTCTATGTTCCCGAAAGCCACCGATCTAACCTTCGTTGAGAAGTTGAACAACAACCACTTGGGCAAGTCTGCTCCTTACCTGAAGCCCAAGCCCCCCAAGCCCGGTTGCCAGGCCGCTCACTTCGCCATTGGTCACTACGCCGGTAAC GTCGGCTACAACATCACTGGATGGCTTGAGAAGAACAAGGACCCCCTTAACGACACCGTCGTCGACCAGTTCAAGAAGGGTCAGAACGCGCTGATCAAGGAGATCTTTGCTGACCACCCTGGTCAGTCTGGTGACGCTGGTGGCGCCGCTGGTGGCAAGG gcGCTGGTGGCAAGCGCGCGAAGGGTTCTGCCTTCCAGACCGTATCATCACTCTACAGG GAACAACTTAACAACTTGATGACAACTCTGAGGTCTACTCAGCCTCACTTCGTGCGTTGTATCATTCCCAACGAGTTGAAACAGCCTG GTCTCATCGACTCTCACCTTGTGATGCACCAGCTGACCTGTAACGGTGTGCTTGAGGGTATCCGTATTTGCCGTAAAGGTTTCCCCAACAGGATGGTCTACCCTGACTTCAAGCTCCG CTACAAGATCCTCGCCCCTCAAGCCGTCGACAAGGAAAGTGACCCTAAGAAAATCGCCCAAGTTATCCTGGACGCTACGGGTTTGGATGTCGAGTCCTACCGTCTCGGTCACACCAAG GTGTTCTTCCGCGCTGGTGTCCTGGGTCAGATGGAGGAGCTGCGTGACGACAGGCTGTCCAAGATCGTATCTTGGCTCCAGGCCTACATCCGTGGTTATCTGTCCCGTAAGGAGTACAAGAAGCTGCAGGAACAGAG ATTGGCTCTCCAAGTTGTCCAGCGCAACTTGCGCAAGTACCTGCAACTCCGCACCTGGCCCTGGTGGAAGTTGTGGCAGAAGGTCAAGCCTCTCCTCAACGTCACCCGTGTCGAGGATGAGATCGCG AAACTGGAGGAGAAGGCAGCGAAGGCCCAGGAGGCTTTCGAGAAGGAGGAGAAACTCCGCAAGGAGCTTGAGGTGCTCAACGCCAAGCTGCTTGAGGAGAAGACCGCTCTGCTGTCCAACCTCGAGGGCGAGAAGGGATCGCTGTCCGAGACCCAGGAGCGTGCCGCCAAGCTCCAGGCGCAGAAGACCGACCTCGAGAACCAACTTAGG GACACCCAGGACCGCCTGACCCAGGAGGAGGATGCCCGCAACCAGCTCTTCCAAGCCAAGAAGAAGTTGGAGCAGGAAGTCTCTGGCCTGAAGAAGGATGTCGAGGACCTCGAACTGTCCGTCCAGAAGTCCGAGCAGGACAAGGCCACCAAGGACCACCAGATCCGCAACTTGAACGACGAGATCGCCCACCAGGACGAGCTCATCAACAAGTTGAACAAGGAGAAGAAGATGCAGGGCGAGTCCAACCAGAAGACCGGCGAGGAGCTCCAGGCCGCCGAAGACAAGGTCAACCACCTCAACAAGGTCAAGCAGAAGCTCGAGCAAACCCTCGACGAGCTCGAGGACTCTCTTGAGCGCGAGAAGAAGCTGCGCGCCGACGTTGAGAAGCAGAGGAGGAAGGTCGAGGGAGACCTCAAGCTCACCCAGGAGGCCGTCGCCGACCTCGAGCGCAACAAGAAGGAACTGGAGCAGACCATCCAGCGCAAGGACAAGGAGATCTCGTCGCTCACCGCCAAGCTGGAGGACGAGCAGTCCCTTGTCAGCAAGCTGCAGAAACAGATCAAGGAACTGCAGGCCCGCATCGAAGAGTTGGAGGAGGAGGTCGAGTCCGAGCGCCAGGCCCGCGCTAAGGCTGAGAAGCAGCGCGCCGACCTCGCCCGCGAGCTCGAGGAGCTGGGTGAGCGCCTTGAGGAAGCCGGCGGTGCCACCTCCGCTCAGATCGAGCTGAACAAGAAGCGCGAGGCTGAGCTGAGCAAGCTGCGCCGCGACCTCGAGGAGGCCAACATCCAGCACGAGTCCACCCTCGCCAACCTCCGCAAGAAGCACAACGATGCCGTCGCCGAGATGGGCGAGCAGCTCGACCAGCTCAACAAGCTCAAGGCCAA GGCTGAGAAAGAGCGTTCTCAATACTTTAGCGAAGTCAATGACCTTCGTGCCGGACTCGACCACTTGTCCAACGAAAAG GCTGCCCAAGAGAAGATCGTCAAGCAGCTCCAGCACTCTCTCAACGAGGTCCAGAACAAGGCTGATGAAGCCAACCGCACCCTCAACGACCTGGACGCCGCCAAGAAGAAGCTGTCCATTGAGAACTCCGACCTCCTCCGCCAACTGGAGGAGGCTGAGTCCCAGGTTTCGCAGCTGTCCAAGATCAAGGTCTCGCTCACCACCCAATTGGAAGACACCAAGAGGTTGGCCGACGAAGAGGCTAGG GAACGCGCTACACTTCTTGGCAAGTTCCGCAACCTCGAACACGACTTGGACAACATCCGCGAACAGGTCGAAGAGGAGGCTGAAGGCAAGGCTGACCTGCAGCGCCAGCTGTCCAAGGCCAACGCCGAGGCCCAGCTGTGGCGCTCCAAGTACGAGTCCGAGGGCGTCGCCCGCTCCGAGGAACTCGAGGAGGCCAAGCGCAAGCTCCAGGCCCGTCTCGCCGAAGCCGAGGAGACCATCGAATCCCTCAACCAGAAGGTCGTTGCCCTCGAGAAGACCAAGCAGCGCCTCGCCACCGAGGTCGAGGACCTGCAGCTCGAGGTCGACCGTGCCACCGCCATCGCCAACGCCGCCGAGAAGAAACAGAAGGCCTTCGACAAGATCATCGGAGAATGGAAGCTCAAGGTCGACGACCTCGCCGCCGAGCTCGACGCCAGCCAGAAGGAATGCCGCAACTACTCCACCGAATTGTTCCGCCTCAAGGGTGCCTACGAGGAAGGCCAGGAGCAGCTCGAGGCCGTCCGCCGCGAGAACAAGAACCTCGCCGACGAAGTCAAGGACTTGCTCGACCAGATCGGCGAAGGTGGCCGCAACATCCACGAGATCGAGAAGGCCAGGAAGCGTCTCGAGGCCGAAAAGGACGAGCTCCAGGCCGCCCTCGAGGAGGCTGAGTCTGCCCTCGAACAGGAGGAGAACAAGGTCCTGCGCGCTCAGCTCGAGCTGTCCCAGGTCAGACAGGAGATCGACAGGCGTATCCAGGAGAAGGAGGAGGAATTCGAGAACACCCGCAAGAACCACCAGCGCGCTCTCGACTCCATGCAGGCTTCCCTCGAAGCCGAGGCTAAGGGCAAGGCTGAGGCCCTGCGCATGAAGAAGAAGCTTGAGGCCGACATCAACGAGCTCGAGATTGCCCTCGACCACGCCAACAAGGCTAACGCTGAGGCCCAGAAGAACATCAAGCGCTACCAGGCCCAGATCAAGGACCTCCAGACCGCCCTCGAGGAGGAACAGCGCGCCCGCGACGACGCCCGCGAACAGCTCGGCATCTCGGAACGCCGCGCCAACGCTCTCCAGAACGAGCTGGAAGAGTCCCGCACACTCCTGGAACAGGCCGACCGTGCCCGCCGCCAGGCCGAACAGGAACTTGGCGACGCTCACGAACAGCTCAACGAACTGTCCGCCCAGAACGGTTCCCTGTCCGCTGCCAAGAGGAAACTCGAGTCCGAGCTGCAGACCCTGCACTCCGACCTCGACGAGCTCCTCAACGAGGCTAAGAACTCCGAGGAGAAGGCCAAGAAGGCGATGGTTGACGCCGCCCGCCTCGCCGACGAGCTCCGCGCTGAGCAGGAGCACGCCCAGACACAGGAGAAACTCCGCAAGGCCCTGGAGCAACAGATCAAGGAACTGCAGGTCAGGCTGGACGAGGCCGAGGCCAACGCGCTCAAGGGAGGCAAGAAGGCCATCCAGAAGCTCGAACAGAGGGTACGAGAGCTCGAGAACGAGCTTGACGGTGAACAGAGGAGACACGCCGACGCACAGAAGAACCTGCGCAAGGCCGAGAGGCGCATCAAGGAGCTCACGTTCCAGGCCGAGGAGGACCGCAAGAACCACGAACGCATGCAGGACCTCGTCGACAAACTGCAACAGAAGATCAAGACCTACAAGAGGCAGATCGAAGAAGCAGAAGAAATCGCCGCCCTCAACTTGGCTAAGTTCCGCAAGGCACAGCAGGAGTTGGAGGAGGCCGAGGAGAGGGCAGACCTCGCCGAACAGGCTATCAGCAAATTCCGTGGCAAGGGACGTGCAGGATCTGCCGCGAGAGGAGTCAGTCCGGCG CCCCATCGCTCGCGCCCTGCCCTGGCTGATGGCTTCGGCACCTTCCCACCTAGGTTCGACCTGGCGCCCGAGGATTTCTAA